The following are from one region of the Paenibacillus sabinae T27 genome:
- a CDS encoding LacI family DNA-binding transcriptional regulator produces the protein MRKPKVTIQHIADSLGISRNTASKALNGVESIPAETRNKVLRKAAELKYKQFAYMDIDTAGQVPESQGNIALLTSNLPNSSHFGSQLISGLEKRISAEGYTLSIYFIRENEMGGLALPGNFEASNVDGIICIEMFNKEYSGLVTSLGIPAIFVDCAADIFHPELKADLVLMENQHSTYSLTRKLIAQGYRSFGFVGDYNHCKSFNERWAGFNKALNESGIEPDPSYCIVEPDRNFFLEGDWMKRKLDAMKEWPSVFICANDFIAISVMKSLKHKGIKVPEEVAVCGFDDSSESRVVEPPLTTVHIYSNHMGIISAEMLLSRMKDPSRPFQVTHVGTDLVFRGSTPALN, from the coding sequence ATGAGGAAACCGAAAGTTACCATTCAACACATCGCCGATTCTTTGGGAATATCCAGAAACACGGCATCCAAGGCGCTCAACGGTGTTGAAAGCATACCGGCAGAAACAAGGAACAAGGTGCTCAGGAAGGCGGCCGAGCTCAAGTATAAGCAATTCGCCTATATGGATATAGACACGGCGGGCCAGGTCCCCGAAAGTCAGGGCAATATCGCTCTTCTGACCTCCAATCTTCCCAACAGCTCGCATTTTGGATCACAGCTGATCAGCGGACTGGAGAAAAGGATCAGCGCCGAGGGCTACACCTTGTCGATTTATTTTATCCGTGAGAACGAAATGGGCGGTTTGGCTCTCCCCGGCAACTTTGAAGCTTCCAATGTGGACGGCATCATCTGTATCGAGATGTTCAACAAGGAATACAGCGGGCTGGTCACTAGCCTTGGCATTCCGGCCATCTTTGTGGACTGCGCAGCCGATATTTTCCACCCGGAACTGAAGGCGGATCTGGTACTGATGGAAAATCAGCACAGCACGTACTCTCTTACCCGGAAATTAATTGCACAGGGCTACCGGAGCTTCGGATTTGTAGGCGATTACAATCATTGCAAAAGCTTTAACGAGCGATGGGCCGGATTTAACAAAGCGTTGAACGAATCCGGAATCGAGCCGGACCCTTCTTACTGCATCGTGGAACCGGACCGGAACTTCTTTTTGGAAGGCGACTGGATGAAGCGGAAGCTGGATGCGATGAAGGAATGGCCCTCTGTCTTTATTTGCGCCAATGATTTCATTGCGATAAGCGTCATGAAGTCCCTGAAACACAAGGGGATCAAGGTGCCGGAAGAGGTTGCGGTATGCGGCTTTGACGATTCTTCGGAGTCACGTGTGGTCGAGCCTCCCCTTACGACGGTGCATATTTACAGCAACCATATGGGCATTATTTCGGCCGAGATGTTATTATCAAGAATGAAAGATCCATCAAGGCCCTTCCAAGTCACTCATGTGGGCACGGATCTGGTATTCAGAGGCTCCACGCCCGCACTAAATTAA
- a CDS encoding carbohydrate kinase family protein, with product MKNYGTVLCVGELLIDFFCTDVDVNLVDGQHFSKQAGGAPANVSAAIAKLGGNASFLGKVGDDPFGKFLKQTLDQERVDTSMLLFEQGTPTTLAFVSLQGNGERDFVFNRGADRLVTPEDLDKEQIKQASIVHFGSATALLNDPFKQTYLDLMDEAKENGQFISFDPNYRGDLWKGSEEEFISLSKQGIQKADFVKLSEDELKIVSGESDRESALDILHGWGAKTVAVTLGKEGTLISTGATRTLIDSIKVKSIDSTGAGDAFIGAVLFQISGLEQPKEFAQDFEQLQKFVTLANRVGAIVCTKVGAIAALPTLEEVERFASQADSTIEV from the coding sequence ATGAAGAATTATGGAACGGTACTTTGCGTTGGTGAGTTGTTAATCGATTTTTTCTGCACGGATGTGGATGTCAATCTTGTTGACGGACAGCATTTCTCGAAGCAGGCAGGCGGGGCTCCGGCCAATGTCAGCGCGGCGATCGCCAAGCTTGGAGGGAATGCATCCTTCCTGGGCAAGGTCGGGGACGATCCTTTCGGCAAGTTCCTAAAGCAGACGCTGGATCAGGAACGTGTCGACACTTCCATGTTGTTGTTCGAACAGGGAACGCCGACAACGCTGGCCTTTGTTTCACTGCAAGGCAACGGGGAGCGCGACTTTGTGTTCAACCGCGGCGCAGACAGACTGGTGACTCCGGAAGATCTGGACAAAGAGCAGATCAAACAGGCATCCATCGTTCATTTTGGCTCCGCAACGGCATTATTGAATGATCCTTTCAAACAGACTTATCTGGATTTGATGGATGAAGCGAAGGAGAACGGGCAATTTATCTCCTTTGACCCGAACTACCGGGGCGACCTGTGGAAGGGCAGCGAAGAGGAGTTTATCAGCCTTTCCAAGCAAGGCATCCAGAAAGCCGATTTCGTTAAACTGAGCGAGGATGAATTGAAAATCGTAAGCGGGGAGTCTGACCGTGAGTCTGCGCTGGACATTTTGCATGGCTGGGGAGCCAAGACGGTAGCCGTTACCCTTGGAAAAGAGGGAACACTGATTTCGACCGGCGCCACCAGAACTCTGATCGACAGCATCAAGGTAAAATCCATCGATTCCACCGGGGCGGGAGACGCTTTTATCGGAGCGGTTCTGTTCCAGATCAGCGGACTTGAGCAGCCGAAGGAATTCGCTCAAGACTTTGAGCAGCTTCAGAAATTTGTGACGCTTGCCAACCGCGTCGGAGCGATCGTCTGCACCAAAGTGGGCGCAATCGCTGCACTGCCTACGCTGGAAGAGGTTGAGCGCTTTGCTTCGCAAGCCGACTCGACCATTGAAGTTTAA
- a CDS encoding PTS sugar transporter subunit IIA, producing MFGFTRKKKDASLIGLMAPVKGKLLPLKDVPDLAFSDGSMGGGGAILPSEGLVTAPCPGTVAHVMEKSKHALLLEHEAGFQILIHVGIETVSLKGEGFFPRVAAGDKVKTGQPLLEFDLETIVRAGLSPVTPIIIPGGQDRVESVEFNGDSAFRKKEPFIRVLLKNG from the coding sequence ATGTTTGGATTCACAAGAAAAAAGAAAGACGCCTCGCTCATCGGACTAATGGCCCCGGTAAAGGGAAAGCTGCTGCCGCTGAAGGACGTGCCGGACCTTGCATTTTCAGACGGCTCGATGGGGGGCGGAGGAGCTATCCTGCCCTCGGAAGGATTGGTAACGGCGCCATGTCCGGGGACGGTGGCCCATGTTATGGAGAAGAGCAAGCACGCCCTGCTGCTTGAGCATGAAGCGGGATTTCAGATATTGATTCACGTCGGCATCGAAACCGTATCGTTAAAGGGTGAAGGCTTCTTTCCCCGCGTGGCCGCCGGCGATAAAGTGAAGACCGGGCAGCCGCTGCTTGAGTTCGATCTGGAGACGATTGTAAGGGCGGGGCTGTCGCCGGTTACCCCGATTATTATACCTGGCGGTCAGGATCGGGTCGAAAGCGTAGAATTCAACGGGGATTCGGCCTTTCGAAAGAAGGAGCCTTTTATCCGGGTTTTGCTGAAGAACGGGTAA
- a CDS encoding alpha/beta hydrolase produces the protein MLWLLIAIAVILVCAAGVAYAGLYFYKVGVMRAPKVFMSNNPDLRSDPPVAGASWGEGQQWIAGQTIRNIELVSDDGLKLRGYWIASDRAEGRTAIVAHGYSGKGKDMGAYAKIYHDVLGFNVLIPDARGHGESEGGYIGFGWHDRRDYVRWIQRVIEETGPEAQIVLHGVSMGGATVLMTSGEELPPQVKAIVADCAYTSVAAELSYQLRRMYRLPSFPFLQSASLVSRIKAGYSFREASALRQVRSAKVPILFIHGDADTFVPFYMLDELYEACGSRKERLAMEGAGHGTSYDRDKAEYIRRIAGFIGLYTKALP, from the coding sequence ATGCTGTGGCTGCTGATTGCGATTGCTGTAATTCTCGTTTGCGCCGCCGGCGTAGCCTATGCCGGGCTTTATTTTTACAAGGTGGGCGTTATGCGCGCCCCGAAAGTATTCATGAGCAATAATCCTGATCTGAGGAGCGATCCGCCCGTGGCGGGGGCCTCCTGGGGAGAAGGGCAGCAGTGGATAGCCGGCCAGACCATCCGGAATATAGAGCTGGTATCGGACGACGGCTTGAAGCTGCGGGGATACTGGATTGCTTCGGACCGCGCGGAAGGGCGGACCGCGATTGTGGCCCACGGCTATTCGGGCAAGGGAAAGGACATGGGGGCATACGCCAAAATATATCACGACGTGCTCGGCTTCAATGTTCTCATTCCCGACGCCAGAGGGCATGGGGAAAGCGAAGGCGGTTATATCGGCTTTGGCTGGCATGATCGGCGCGATTATGTGCGCTGGATTCAGCGCGTCATCGAGGAGACGGGGCCGGAGGCGCAGATCGTGCTGCACGGCGTATCGATGGGCGGAGCGACGGTGCTGATGACCTCGGGGGAGGAGCTGCCGCCGCAGGTCAAGGCAATCGTCGCCGACTGCGCCTACACCTCGGTCGCCGCCGAGCTGTCTTACCAGCTGCGGAGGATGTACCGGCTGCCAAGCTTTCCCTTTCTGCAGAGCGCTAGCCTGGTGTCGCGCATCAAGGCCGGCTATTCCTTCCGCGAAGCCTCCGCGCTGCGGCAGGTGCGAAGCGCGAAGGTGCCGATTTTATTTATCCACGGGGACGCCGACACCTTCGTTCCTTTTTACATGTTGGACGAGCTGTATGAGGCCTGCGGCAGTCGCAAGGAACGGCTGGCGATGGAAGGCGCCGGTCACGGAACGTCCTACGACAGGGATAAGGCGGAGTATATCCGCCGGATCGCCGGCTTTATCGGCCTATATACTAAGGCTTTGCCCTAA
- a CDS encoding HD-GYP domain-containing protein yields MGSTLEIGWDEYGRLILNLCFSFVIMVLAELRQFNKHIEPIRHAFAEKEPSLDTLRSAYLRTHRLPMLAVKRIFGPHMLGLSVPSSLAAAWMIHSGLLHLPYSYIVFGIIGAVLITSMHALIEFFLTEASIPVLLRHFREEALAKHEADFSLEEHSHVSIGPKFLISCTLIGTFPLFLFSVMTQVRLGSLSGTSMRTYWAWAGLVVLLGILFSMIAALLLTRSVQRPIQQLYAAMNEVKDGSLLQMQNHYSDEFSRLVAGFNMMTKGLEVRERQNRQMLDSLFTTLAVALDARDSYTAGHSVRVAEYSVIIGRLAGMRGQELDNLHKSALLHDIGKIGVQDSVLFKEGKLTDEEFDQIKSHPVLGVNILGQIEPQEKMAPYLGGVRSHHERYDGKGYPDGLSGEGIPLFGRIIAVADAYDAMTSDRPYRQGMAHEQALGILEKGRGTQWDPELAALFLSYFGKICGSIGAGYPEKTG; encoded by the coding sequence ATGGGCTCCACGCTTGAAATCGGCTGGGACGAGTACGGCCGGCTGATCCTTAATCTATGCTTTTCGTTTGTCATTATGGTATTGGCCGAACTGAGGCAGTTCAACAAACATATCGAGCCCATCCGCCACGCTTTTGCCGAAAAGGAACCTTCGCTTGATACGCTGAGGAGCGCCTATTTGCGGACGCACCGGCTGCCGATGCTGGCGGTCAAGCGTATTTTCGGTCCTCACATGCTTGGTCTGTCGGTTCCGTCGAGCCTTGCTGCAGCCTGGATGATTCATTCGGGACTGCTCCATCTCCCTTATTCCTATATTGTCTTTGGCATAATCGGAGCGGTATTAATTACGAGCATGCACGCGCTGATCGAATTTTTTCTGACCGAAGCGTCCATTCCCGTTCTGCTGCGGCACTTTCGGGAGGAGGCGCTGGCAAAGCATGAGGCCGATTTCTCGTTGGAAGAGCACAGCCATGTATCTATCGGCCCCAAATTTCTGATCAGCTGTACGCTGATTGGAACCTTTCCGCTTTTTTTATTCAGCGTGATGACTCAGGTGCGGCTGGGCAGTCTCAGCGGAACGTCGATGCGCACCTATTGGGCGTGGGCGGGCCTGGTCGTTCTGCTCGGCATACTTTTTTCCATGATCGCGGCTCTTCTCCTTACGCGGAGCGTTCAGCGGCCTATCCAGCAGTTGTACGCGGCGATGAATGAAGTCAAGGACGGCAGCCTGCTGCAGATGCAGAACCATTATTCGGATGAGTTCTCCCGGCTGGTGGCGGGATTCAACATGATGACCAAGGGCCTTGAGGTCCGGGAGCGCCAGAACCGGCAGATGCTGGACAGCCTGTTCACAACGCTCGCGGTGGCGCTGGACGCCAGAGACTCGTACACAGCCGGTCATTCGGTTCGCGTGGCGGAATATTCCGTCATTATCGGGAGGCTCGCAGGGATGCGGGGACAGGAGCTGGACAACCTCCACAAAAGCGCTCTGCTGCATGACATCGGAAAAATTGGCGTGCAGGACAGCGTGCTGTTCAAGGAAGGGAAGCTTACGGACGAGGAGTTTGACCAGATTAAGAGCCATCCCGTACTGGGCGTGAATATTCTGGGCCAGATAGAGCCGCAGGAGAAAATGGCGCCCTACCTCGGCGGTGTGCGCTCGCATCATGAACGCTATGACGGAAAAGGGTACCCTGACGGTTTGAGCGGTGAAGGTATCCCGCTGTTTGGCCGGATTATCGCGGTTGCCGACGCGTATGATGCGATGACCTCGGACCGTCCTTACCGCCAAGGCATGGCCCATGAGCAGGCGCTGGGCATATTGGAGAAGGGAAGAGGGACCCAGTGGGACCCGGAGCTTGCAGCGTTATTTCTGTCCTATTTCGGTAAAATTTGCGGCTCAATAGGCGCGGGTTATCCAGAAAAAACCGGATAA
- a CDS encoding NusG domain II-containing protein, with the protein MKRADVLLVAVVLIAALAFLVPRYFGNDAKENELVANITVDGKHYRTVKLTKEEQTIDIRTERGYNILKVHDYGIEMYDADCPDKVCLGFGFISRPKQTIVCLPHRVLVEIANQTGEDEIDGIVR; encoded by the coding sequence ATGAAACGCGCAGATGTGCTGCTCGTCGCCGTCGTATTGATCGCTGCGCTCGCTTTTCTTGTCCCCCGTTATTTCGGTAACGATGCCAAGGAGAACGAGTTGGTAGCCAATATTACGGTGGACGGCAAGCATTACCGTACCGTAAAGCTGACCAAAGAAGAACAGACCATTGATATCCGGACGGAACGCGGCTATAACATCCTTAAAGTCCATGATTACGGCATAGAGATGTATGATGCGGATTGCCCTGACAAGGTATGTCTGGGGTTTGGATTTATTTCCCGGCCCAAACAGACGATTGTCTGTCTGCCGCACAGGGTTCTGGTGGAAATCGCTAATCAGACAGGGGAGGACGAAATAGATGGGATTGTCAGGTAG
- a CDS encoding Gx transporter family protein, whose amino-acid sequence MGLSGSESTQALKKTVIIAIFSAVAVVLGIVEAQIPLSAMGLMPGAKLGFANIMILTCIYFLRGRDAFMLVILKTLLTAFILGTFSSLLFSLFGSLLSFAVMFLLMKGGRNRLSLIGVSIAGSIAHNIGQLAAASIVMGTSSILYYLPILLVTGIVTGIAVGYAVRYLVSSLSKISLFEEFLR is encoded by the coding sequence ATGGGATTGTCAGGTAGCGAATCGACCCAGGCGCTGAAGAAGACGGTCATTATCGCGATTTTTTCTGCGGTGGCCGTCGTGCTGGGCATCGTGGAGGCCCAAATTCCTTTATCGGCGATGGGGCTGATGCCGGGGGCGAAGCTGGGCTTTGCCAACATTATGATTTTGACCTGCATTTATTTTTTGCGCGGACGGGACGCCTTTATGCTTGTTATCCTGAAAACGCTTCTCACTGCTTTTATTCTCGGTACGTTCTCCAGCCTGCTGTTCAGCTTGTTCGGCTCGCTCCTCAGCTTTGCGGTCATGTTCCTTCTAATGAAGGGAGGGCGCAATCGGCTGAGTCTGATCGGGGTCAGCATTGCGGGCAGCATCGCCCATAATATCGGACAGCTGGCGGCGGCGTCGATCGTCATGGGCACCTCCAGTATTCTGTATTACTTACCAATCCTGCTCGTAACCGGAATTGTCACCGGTATCGCGGTCGGCTATGCGGTCCGCTATCTGGTGTCCTCATTGTCCAAAATATCGCTGTTCGAGGAATTTTTGCGCTAA
- a CDS encoding ATP-binding cassette domain-containing protein produces the protein MKELDGKCHSAGQAPDAIVLEDVSFGYDPAQPILHGISLSIPQGQWVSLVGESGSGKSTLAKLLNALLPKSAGEITVCGERLSEDTILNIRRKIGMVFQNPDNQFVGETVEEDILFGLEGLCLSREEMDRRLRLYAGKLGITGLLAKHPGELSGGQKQRVAIVSILAMEPGVVIFDEASSMLDEESRNGLLDILRDMHAEDYTILMITHDADEIMASERVLALCGGGLAGDMTPAELFSSPGLLEACRLHAPYAWELSRELEARGITIGVPASEKELIETLWPFNSSK, from the coding sequence ATGAAGGAATTGGACGGAAAATGCCATTCCGCAGGGCAAGCCCCTGACGCCATCGTGCTGGAGGACGTGTCGTTCGGCTATGATCCGGCGCAGCCGATTCTGCACGGGATCTCGCTGAGCATCCCACAGGGGCAATGGGTCAGCCTGGTGGGAGAGAGCGGCTCGGGGAAGTCGACGCTGGCGAAGCTGCTGAATGCGCTGCTTCCCAAAAGCGCCGGGGAAATTACCGTGTGCGGCGAGAGGCTGAGCGAAGACACCATCTTAAATATCCGCCGGAAAATCGGCATGGTCTTCCAGAACCCGGATAACCAGTTCGTCGGGGAAACGGTCGAGGAGGATATTCTGTTCGGTCTGGAAGGCCTTTGTTTGTCCAGGGAGGAGATGGACCGCCGCCTGCGGCTCTATGCCGGCAAGCTCGGGATTACCGGGCTGCTGGCCAAGCACCCCGGGGAGCTGTCCGGAGGACAGAAGCAGCGGGTAGCGATTGTCTCCATTCTGGCGATGGAGCCGGGCGTCGTCATCTTTGACGAGGCCTCTTCCATGTTGGACGAAGAGAGCCGGAACGGGCTGCTGGACATATTGCGGGACATGCATGCCGAAGACTACACCATTCTGATGATTACGCATGACGCCGATGAAATCATGGCCTCGGAGCGTGTGCTCGCGCTGTGCGGGGGCGGGCTGGCGGGGGATATGACGCCGGCCGAGCTGTTCAGCAGCCCGGGGCTGCTGGAAGCGTGCCGCCTGCATGCGCCGTACGCCTGGGAGCTCAGCCGCGAGCTTGAGGCCCGGGGAATTACGATCGGCGTACCCGCCAGTGAAAAGGAGCTTATCGAAACACTATGGCCATTCAACTCCAGCAAGTAA
- a CDS encoding ATP-binding cassette domain-containing protein yields MAIQLQQVSYTYSQQSLWRQAALHGIDFELPQGTMVGIAGATGSGKSTLLQLFNGILKPTEGTVSVLDITLRAGEKPPKLLPLRRRVGLVFQFPEQQMFAETVEKDLCFGPLNFGMSPDEARERARQAMLDMGLDLALLERNPFRLSGGQMRKAAIASVLAADPEIIVLDEPTASLDPVSRRELIGLLTRLCRERGRTVIIVTHRMDELLPHADRWIMLDQGRTAFQGGIRELAADPSLLTRCGLAVPDSLRYWRAVADRLGLEGEEPRLTPEGLAELIASRRSGNSGRAGEQGAGYE; encoded by the coding sequence ATGGCCATTCAACTCCAGCAAGTAAGCTATACGTATTCGCAGCAGAGTCTGTGGCGGCAGGCGGCGCTGCATGGAATCGATTTTGAGCTTCCCCAAGGGACGATGGTCGGCATTGCCGGAGCCACCGGGTCCGGCAAATCAACGCTGCTTCAGCTGTTCAACGGGATTCTAAAGCCGACAGAGGGAACGGTGTCGGTTCTCGATATTACGCTCCGGGCCGGAGAGAAGCCGCCCAAGCTGCTGCCGCTCAGGCGGCGCGTCGGGCTGGTCTTCCAATTCCCGGAGCAGCAGATGTTCGCCGAGACGGTGGAGAAGGATCTGTGCTTCGGTCCGCTCAACTTCGGCATGAGCCCGGATGAGGCGCGGGAGCGCGCGCGTCAGGCAATGCTCGATATGGGGCTGGACCTTGCGCTGCTGGAACGGAATCCGTTCCGCCTGAGCGGCGGGCAAATGCGCAAGGCGGCTATCGCCTCGGTGCTGGCGGCCGATCCCGAGATTATTGTGCTGGACGAGCCGACAGCCTCGCTGGACCCGGTCAGCCGCAGAGAGCTGATCGGGCTGCTCACGCGCCTCTGCCGGGAGCGCGGGCGGACGGTGATTATCGTCACGCACCGGATGGATGAGCTGCTGCCCCATGCCGACCGCTGGATCATGCTGGACCAGGGCCGGACCGCCTTTCAGGGCGGCATCCGGGAGCTGGCGGCGGACCCGTCTTTGCTGACGCGCTGCGGGCTGGCGGTGCCAGACTCGCTGCGCTACTGGCGGGCTGTTGCCGACCGGCTGGGCCTTGAGGGCGAAGAGCCGCGGTTGACGCCGGAAGGCTTGGCCGAGCTAATTGCGTCGCGTCGAAGCGGCAATTCCGGCCGGGCTGGCGAACAGGGGGCCGGCTATGAATGA
- a CDS encoding energy-coupling factor transporter transmembrane component T family protein, protein MNERLLLGRSIETGSWVHKLDPRSKLAGMLLYSAAILLSRSWPAMALIAAISVAVAASTRIPLKYYVMAAKPLRYLMLFILIVQLLTVKEGAVLVTVGSFSLYEDGLRLGAFAAIRTFLLVAFTALLTFTTTPARLNQGLEGILSPLRFIGLSPARFTLMISLALRFIPTILDESEIVLKAQASRGADLSELPLKEKGRMLVTLLVPVIAGAFRRAQDLVYSMEARGFRMDAPRSRYHRLKWGRADSFFIAIFILAGLAAAIL, encoded by the coding sequence ATGAATGAGCGTTTGCTGCTCGGCAGAAGCATTGAGACCGGCTCTTGGGTCCATAAGCTGGACCCCCGGTCGAAACTCGCCGGCATGCTGCTGTACTCCGCCGCCATTTTGCTGTCCCGGTCCTGGCCGGCCATGGCGCTGATCGCAGCGATCTCGGTGGCGGTGGCGGCGTCCACCCGGATTCCGCTCAAATATTATGTAATGGCGGCCAAGCCGCTTCGATATTTAATGCTGTTTATTCTTATCGTCCAGCTGCTGACGGTCAAGGAAGGAGCGGTCCTGGTGACCGTCGGCTCCTTCTCCCTTTACGAGGATGGCCTGAGGCTTGGCGCGTTCGCGGCGATCCGCACGTTTCTGCTGGTCGCCTTTACCGCACTGCTGACCTTTACGACCACGCCGGCCCGGTTGAACCAGGGCCTTGAAGGGATCTTGTCGCCGCTCCGCTTTATCGGGCTTTCACCGGCCCGCTTTACGCTGATGATCAGTCTCGCCCTGCGGTTCATTCCGACGATTCTGGACGAGTCGGAAATTGTGCTGAAGGCGCAGGCTTCGCGCGGAGCCGATTTAAGCGAGCTGCCGCTTAAGGAGAAAGGGCGGATGCTGGTGACGCTGCTCGTTCCGGTCATTGCCGGAGCGTTCCGGCGGGCTCAGGATCTGGTCTATTCCATGGAAGCCCGGGGATTCCGGATGGATGCCCCCCGTTCGCGGTATCACCGCCTGAAATGGGGCCGGGCGGATTCTTTTTTTATCGCTATATTTATTCTGGCAGGCCTTGCCGCCGCTATCCTGTAA
- a CDS encoding peptidase U32 family protein, translated as MTRYFNGREIELLAPAGTFDIFKEVVKSRCDAVYLGGPVLNMRMMRKGYNLSLEEIAQALDIAHGLGKKVYITVNNLFSEEETREAREYLTYLESIQPDALIVQDMAVLGLIREMGLTLPIHASVMMNVHNLEMIHALRELGVSRVVTSREMDLQTAKLLGSASGMELEYFVHGDMCSVHGANCYYSSHVFGMSSNRGKCMKPCRWDYRIKKDGYIFPAEYPLAVKDMFMYENLPELIESGITSFKIEGRMRDKDFMVMLVNSYGEAIDRYIDDPVGFDRTVDSKLLYNNRKRDFSTAYAFGKPGLRNINRRFEGTGKFYSTGKVFSTPTAERELSEERVEQLRERLAAEGNQDRARTNPELAVRVNNMAQAKAALEAGVEHLYLSGDVYEPDRPFTKRDVMELGSIKGKTKLILGLPRMMTELHFDQYDQLLIHGERLPIDGLLVTNLGAIRRYNGTGYPLIGDASLNIYNTLSAGLYAGLGLKRISVSPEMTLEHFASFASRCDLPLEMVVHGSPALMYMEHDLYENTEVMEPIGEEDNRYVSNDVLVLMTDKGENPVYRDQHGRCHLLFSKELCYLPVLSELNAAGISCFRIEGATYTPEQLSAILNAYRNAISGISGTGEEAAESLEPVYAGYTLGSLQFN; from the coding sequence ATGACGCGTTATTTTAATGGGAGAGAAATTGAACTGCTGGCTCCGGCCGGCACCTTTGACATTTTTAAAGAGGTTGTGAAGTCCCGCTGCGATGCGGTCTATCTTGGCGGCCCCGTGCTGAATATGAGAATGATGCGAAAGGGCTACAATCTATCTCTGGAGGAGATTGCACAGGCGCTCGACATCGCCCACGGCCTTGGCAAAAAGGTGTACATTACCGTCAACAACCTGTTCAGCGAAGAGGAGACCCGGGAAGCCCGTGAATATCTCACTTATCTGGAGAGTATCCAGCCGGACGCGCTGATCGTACAGGATATGGCGGTTCTGGGGCTGATCCGGGAAATGGGACTTACGCTGCCCATCCATGCTTCAGTTATGATGAATGTACATAATCTGGAGATGATCCACGCGCTGCGCGAGCTTGGCGTAAGCCGCGTCGTCACCTCGCGGGAGATGGATCTGCAGACGGCGAAGCTGCTGGGATCAGCAAGCGGAATGGAGCTGGAGTATTTCGTCCACGGCGATATGTGCTCCGTCCACGGTGCGAACTGCTATTACAGCTCCCATGTGTTCGGGATGAGCAGTAACCGGGGCAAATGCATGAAGCCGTGCCGCTGGGATTACCGGATTAAAAAAGACGGCTACATCTTCCCGGCGGAATACCCGCTCGCGGTTAAGGATATGTTCATGTATGAGAATCTGCCGGAGCTGATCGAATCGGGAATCACCTCGTTCAAAATCGAAGGCCGCATGCGCGACAAGGATTTCATGGTGATGCTCGTCAACAGCTACGGCGAGGCGATCGACCGGTATATCGACGATCCTGTCGGGTTTGACCGCACGGTGGATTCGAAGCTGCTGTACAATAACCGCAAGCGTGATTTCTCCACCGCTTACGCCTTCGGCAAGCCGGGACTCCGGAACATTAACCGGCGGTTTGAAGGGACCGGCAAGTTCTACAGCACAGGCAAGGTGTTCAGCACGCCGACTGCGGAGCGCGAACTGTCCGAAGAGCGCGTGGAGCAGCTCCGGGAACGGCTGGCGGCGGAGGGGAACCAAGACCGCGCGCGGACGAACCCCGAGCTGGCGGTACGCGTCAACAACATGGCGCAGGCCAAGGCCGCCCTGGAAGCAGGGGTGGAGCATCTGTATCTGTCCGGCGATGTCTACGAGCCCGACCGTCCGTTCACCAAGCGTGACGTAATGGAGCTGGGCTCGATCAAAGGGAAGACGAAGCTGATTCTGGGACTGCCTCGAATGATGACGGAGCTGCATTTTGACCAATACGACCAGCTGCTCATTCATGGGGAACGTCTCCCGATCGACGGTCTGCTCGTTACGAATCTTGGCGCCATCCGCCGCTATAACGGAACCGGTTATCCGCTGATCGGAGACGCCAGCCTCAACATTTACAACACGCTCTCCGCCGGGCTGTACGCAGGGCTGGGACTTAAGCGGATCAGTGTATCGCCCGAGATGACGCTGGAGCATTTTGCGTCCTTTGCCTCCCGCTGCGACCTGCCGCTGGAAATGGTGGTGCACGGTTCGCCGGCGCTGATGTATATGGAGCATGATTTATACGAAAATACCGAAGTGATGGAGCCGATCGGCGAGGAAGACAACCGTTATGTAAGCAATGATGTGCTTGTCTTGATGACCGATAAAGGGGAAAATCCGGTGTACCGCGACCAGCATGGACGCTGCCATCTGCTGTTCTCCAAAGAGCTGTGCTATTTGCCGGTGCTCAGTGAGCTGAATGCGGCAGGCATCTCCTGCTTCCGCATCGAGGGCGCGACCTATACGCCGGAGCAGCTGAGCGCAATCCTGAATGCCTATCGGAACGCCATAAGCGGCATTTCCGGTACCGGAGAAGAAGCGGCAGAGAGCCTGGAGCCTGTCTATGCGGGCTATACGCTCGGATCGCTGCAATTCAATTAA